From Dryobates pubescens isolate bDryPub1 chromosome 22, bDryPub1.pri, whole genome shotgun sequence, the proteins below share one genomic window:
- the RPLP2 gene encoding 60S acidic ribosomal protein P2 produces the protein MRYVAAYLLAVLGGNESPTSKDLKKILDSVGIETDDERMNKVISELNGKNIEDVIAQGNGKLASMPAGGAVAVAAGGGSAAPAAAAAPAAAEEKKEEKKEESEESDDDMGFGLFD, from the exons ATGCGTTACGTCGCAGCTTACCTCCTCGCCGTCCTCGGTGGCAACGAATCTCCCACGTCGAAGGACTTGAAGAAGATCCTCGACAGCGTTGGCATCGAGACAGATGATGAACGCATGAACAAG GTCATCAGTGAGCTGAATGGGAAGAACATTGAGGATGTCATTGCTCAGG GTAATgggaagctggccagcatgcctgctgggggagctgtagctgtggctgctggaggaggctctgctgctcctgctgctgctgctgcccctgctgcag ctgaggagaagaaggaagagaagaaggaggagtcAGAGGAGTCAGATGACGACATGGGATTCGGCCTCTTTGATTAG